The following are encoded together in the Arvicanthis niloticus isolate mArvNil1 chromosome 11, mArvNil1.pat.X, whole genome shotgun sequence genome:
- the Ston1 gene encoding stonin-1, which yields MCSTNPGSWVTFDDDPTFRSSQNRKDFSLETRGVCRPNELKLNLPGLRDLPSAPSSTSSTPLSSPMVDFYFSPGPPSNSPLSTPTKDFPGFPGISKAGTHVLYPIPECSSGSPPTTAGGVSPPLSLTKPTYSTHALLPSGPSHTQLPPTHGLTEDASPQWVQSEAQQFEYFQDDCAFSNPFWKDEGSTSQFPFDSLANRKPFSPRDKEVPIDQKSLNQCSLNYVCEKLEHLQSTETQDPLGNLSMQSPYAEDTVSFVPHTLFRSQPKAGWSLMLRIPEKKNMMSSRQWGPIFLKVLPGGILQMYYEKGLEKPFKEFQLNPHCRLSEPKLENFSMAGKIHTVKVEHVSYSEKKKYHSKTEVVHEPEVEQMLKFGSTEHRDFLEFLTTVQEELIKLPATAKLKSRNYEEQEIYLDILDSFWGKVTKEEGKLVESAVITQICCLCFLNGPPECFLALNDLELQKRDERYFEKEPEKRGIDILNYHFHTCVKAEEFEQSRIVKFLPLDACRFELMRFKTSYQGDELPFAVKSTVTVQGAYVELQAFVNMTPAAQRSPHEGSPKSCNNIMIHFPVPAQWIKALWTRNLQRQKSLKAKMNRRVCLGSLQEPESEPVIQVTVGSAKYENAYRAVVWKIDRLPDKNSSPDQPHCLSYKLELGSDQEVPSDWYPFATVQFSMSEAGASRTEVRSLGVESDAQPQKHVCHRACYNIQVEIEKKWIQVDGEDPNKAGGCMTQ from the exons ATGTGTTCTACAAACCCAGGCAGCTGGGTCACCTTCGATGATGACCCTACTTTTCGGTCTTCTCAGAATAGAAAGGACTTTTCTCTGGAGACTCGAGGTGTTTGCAGACCAAATGAACTGAAGCTGAACCTTCCTGGCCTCAGGGACCTTCCCAGTGCTCCGTCCTCCACCAGCAGCACCCCCCTGTCCTCTCCCATGGTGGATTTTTACTTTAGTCCAGGACCCCCAAGCAATTCCCCTCTTTCTACACCTACCAAAGACTTCCCAGGGTTCCCTGGCATCTCCAAAGCAGGGACACATGTGCTTTATCCTATTCCAGAGTGTTCTTCAGGCAGTCCCCCCACAACAGCGGGAGGAGTAAGTCCCCCACTATCACTTACTAAGCCAACCTACTCAACCCATGCATTATTACCCAGTGGCCCCTCGCACACTCAGCTACCTCCCACACATGGGCTTACAGAAGACGCCAGCCCTCAGTGGGTCCAGAGTGAGGCTCAGCAGTTTGAATATTTTCAGGATGATTGTGCTTTTTCCAACCCATTTTGGAAAGATGAAGGTAGCACTTCTCAGTTTCCCTTTGACTCCCTGGCAAACAGAAAGCCGTTCTCCCCAAGGGACAAGGAGGTACCTATTGATCAAAAAAGCCTAAACCAGTGCTCACTTAACTACGTCTGTGAGAAGCTCGAACACCTGCAGTCAACTGAGACCCAAGACCCTCTTGGAAATTTGTCTATGCAGAGTCCATATGCTGAGGACACAGTCTCTTTTGTCCCACACACCCTCTTCCGGAGTCAGCCCAAAGCTGGATGGTCCCTCATGTTGAGGATTCCTGAGAAGAAGAACATGATGTCTTCCCGGCAGTGGGGACCCATTTTCCTAAAGGTTCTTCCAGGAGGAATCCTGCAGATGTATTATGAGAAGGGGCTAGAAAAACCATTCAAAGAGTTCCAACTCAATCCGCATTGTAGACTTTCTGAGCCCAAACTTGAGAACTTCAGCATGGCAGGAAAAATCCACACTGTGAAGGTGGAACATGTGTCCtactcagagaaaaagaaataccatTCCAAGACCGAGGTGGTTCACGAGCCGGAAGTAGAGCAGATGCTGAAGTTTGGGTCCACGGAACACCGTGACTTCCTTGAATTTCTGACCACTGTACAAGAGGAGCTAATAAAGCTGCCAGCCACTGCAAAACTGAAGAGCAGAAACTACGAGGAGCAAGAAATTTACCTGGACATCCTGGATAGCTTCTGGGGTAAAGTAACCAAAGAGGAGGGGAAGCTGGTAGAAAGCGCTGTGATAACTcagatctgctgcctctgcttcctaaacgGGCCACCGGAATGTTTCTTAGCCTTAAATGACCTTGAGCTCCAGAAACGAGATGAACGATATTTTGAGAAAGAACCGGAAAAAAGGGGGATTGATATTCTTAACTACCATTTTCATACGTGTGTAAAAGCTGAAGAGTTTGAACAGTCCAGAATCGTTAAGTTCCTACCTCTGGATGCTTGCCGGTTTGAGCTGATGCGGTTCAAAACCTCGTATCAAGGGGATGAGCTTCCCTTTGCAGTGAAGTCCACAGTGACTGTCCAGGGAGCCTATGTCGAGCTGCAGGCCTTTGTCAACATGACCCCAGCAGCTCAGAGGTCACCCCATGAGGGTTCCCCGAAGAGCTGTAACAATATTATGATTCATTTTCCTGTCCCAGCTCAGTGGATCAAGGCCCTCTGGACCAGGAACCTTCAGAGGCAGAAGTCCCTGAAAGCCAAAATGAACCGTCGGGTGTGTCTGGGGAGTTTACAGGAGCCTGAATCTGAACCTGTTATTCAGGTCACGGTGGGGTCAGCAAAATATGAGAATGCCTACCGGGCTGTGGTGTGGAAGATAGATCGACTTCCGGACAAAAACTCAA GTCCTGATCAACCCCATTGTCTGTCATACAAACTAGAACTTGGATCAGACCAGGAGGTTCCCTCGGATTGGTATCCGTTTGCTACTGTCCAGTTTTCCATGTCTGAAGCCGGTGCCTCAAGGACAGAGGTGAGGTCTCTGGGAGTGGAGAGTGACGCCCAGCCTCAGAAGCACGTGTGTCACCGAGCTTGCTACAACATCCAG gttgaaatagaaaagaagtggATTCAAGTAGATGGAGAAGACCCAAATAAAGCGGGTGGCTGTATGACTCAGTAA